A portion of the Paenibacillus sp. PvR098 genome contains these proteins:
- a CDS encoding type II toxin-antitoxin system RelE/ParE family toxin — MEFSSEAKKYLKKLDKPTVQRIIIALENLLIDPFNNANTKKMKGYEGEFYRLRVGDYRVIYEIIDDRLLIFIVKVGSRGDVYK; from the coding sequence ATGGAATTTTCGAGTGAAGCAAAGAAATATTTGAAGAAGCTAGATAAACCTACAGTCCAAAGAATTATTATAGCACTAGAAAATCTTCTAATTGACCCATTTAATAATGCAAACACGAAGAAAATGAAGGGCTATGAAGGAGAATTTTATAGACTAAGAGTAGGGGACTATCGAGTAATATATGAAATAATAGATGATAGACTACTAATATTTATAGTCAAAGTCGGATCACGTGGAGATGTCTACAAATAA
- a CDS encoding YdcF family protein: MPKTHISKIITILAALTILFVCYFAYSIWTFGAKNELVKTDAAIVLGAAVWGDQPSPVLRERINHAIWLYDNGYVSKIIFTGGKGDIHTIAESEAAQRYAIENHVNSDDILIETISTITEENLKYAYDIANQNGLKTFIIVSDPLHMKRSMVMAHHLGMEAYTSPTSSTVYTSLKTKLPFFFRELFFYIGYLLSIPFR, from the coding sequence ATGCCAAAAACACACATAAGCAAAATCATTACGATTCTAGCAGCACTTACCATATTGTTTGTATGCTATTTCGCCTACAGTATTTGGACCTTCGGTGCTAAGAATGAATTAGTTAAAACAGATGCGGCCATCGTGCTCGGTGCGGCCGTTTGGGGTGACCAGCCCTCTCCTGTTCTGAGAGAAAGGATTAATCATGCGATTTGGCTATATGACAATGGCTATGTAAGTAAAATCATATTTACTGGCGGTAAGGGTGATATACATACAATAGCTGAGTCGGAAGCAGCCCAGAGATATGCCATTGAAAATCATGTTAATTCTGATGACATTTTGATTGAGACGATCTCTACCATAACAGAAGAAAATCTCAAGTACGCTTACGATATTGCCAATCAGAATGGCTTAAAGACTTTCATCATTGTTAGCGATCCTTTGCATATGAAACGCTCCATGGTCATGGCACATCATCTGGGCATGGAGGCTTATACATCACCAACATCAAGTACTGTATATACGAGTCTCAAAACAAAGCTGCCTTTCTTCTTTCGGGAACTATTTTTCTATATCGGATATCTTTTGAGCATACCTTTCAGGTAA
- a CDS encoding tyrosine-type recombinase/integrase yields the protein MVLRAYVRKERPEDWLFPAQRKEGTLLRSVQKAFERALRKSGTSKEVSMHTLRHSFATHLLEAGTDLRYIQELLGHRSSKTTEIYTHVSKKDIGRIMSPLDRISGFSEGDQRK from the coding sequence GTGGTGTTAAGAGCCTATGTTAGAAAAGAAAGACCGGAAGATTGGTTGTTCCCGGCGCAACGGAAGGAAGGCACATTACTGCGTTCCGTTCAAAAAGCTTTTGAACGCGCTCTTCGAAAATCCGGTACTTCGAAAGAGGTGTCGATGCATACCCTTCGTCATTCGTTTGCAACCCACTTGCTGGAGGCCGGCACGGATTTGAGGTACATCCAGGAGCTGCTAGGACATCGAAGCTCTAAGACAACAGAAATATATACTCACGTAAGCAAAAAAGACATCGGGCGAATTATGAGTCCTTTGGATCGCATTTCGGGATTTTCCGAAGGCGATCAAAGGAAGTAG
- a CDS encoding tyrosine-type recombinase/integrase, protein MLSPSEVLKLLKALENLKHQALLNVAYSAGLGVSEVVSLKVKDIDADRHLIHVRQSNGRKDQIYPALGGRVGGVKSLC, encoded by the coding sequence GTGTTGAGTCCTTCCGAGGTCTTGAAGCTCCTCAAAGCACTAGAAAATCTAAAGCATCAAGCCCTATTGAATGTTGCTTATTCTGCAGGACTGGGAGTAAGCGAGGTCGTCTCCCTAAAAGTGAAAGATATCGACGCGGACCGGCACCTGATTCATGTTCGACAGAGTAATGGGAGAAAGGATCAAATATACCCTGCTCTCGGGGGTCGCGTTGGTGGTGTTAAGAGCCTATGTTAG
- the efp gene encoding elongation factor P, with amino-acid sequence MISVNDFKTGLTIEVDGDLFTVIDFQHVKPGKGAAFVRSKLKNLRNGNTVERTFRAGENVSRAHIENRQMQYLYASGKEHTFMDTETFDQIPLDEKQIEWELNFLRENMMINIMSYQGEILGINMPNSVELKVVETEPGIKGNTATGASKTAKVETGLNVQVPLFINEGDVLLIDTREGKYVSRA; translated from the coding sequence GTGATTTCAGTTAACGATTTTAAAACAGGCTTGACTATCGAAGTAGACGGAGATTTGTTCACCGTTATCGACTTCCAACACGTTAAACCGGGCAAAGGCGCTGCATTCGTCCGTTCCAAACTGAAAAACTTGCGCAACGGTAACACCGTAGAGCGTACCTTCCGTGCCGGCGAGAACGTCAGCCGCGCCCACATCGAGAACCGTCAAATGCAATATCTGTATGCTAGCGGCAAAGAGCATACGTTCATGGATACGGAAACATTCGATCAAATCCCTTTGGATGAGAAGCAAATCGAGTGGGAATTGAACTTCCTTCGCGAGAACATGATGATCAACATCATGAGCTACCAAGGAGAGATCCTCGGTATCAACATGCCGAACAGTGTCGAGCTGAAGGTCGTCGAAACCGAGCCGGGCATTAAAGGCAACACCGCTACCGGCGCCTCTAAGACCGCTAAGGTTGAAACCGGCTTGAACGTACAGGTGCCTCTTTTCATTAACGAAGGCGACGTGCTCCTGATCGACACACGCGAAGGCAAATACGTCTCCCGCGCATAA
- a CDS encoding Xaa-Pro peptidase family protein, translated as MQEERIRRLRSLMQEQGLRALLITNATNRLYMTGFTGSSGYVVVTEDRAILLTDFRYMTQAPQQAVGYEVIEHAPQAMESVKDLLAQSGLTKLGFEQNDMTYGVYQACAGTLSGIELVPTDSLVEQLRMVKDDGELAIMQEAAELADRTFEYVLGLLKPGMRELDIALEIEMYVRAHGAASTSFETIVASGERSALPHGKASDKIIGTNEFVKLDFGAYYKGYCSDITRTVVLGTPTDKHREIYSIVLEAQLEALDRIRPGMTGREADAVARDVIKRYGYGDLFGHGTGHGLGMEIHEAPRLSMTGEVVLAPGMTVTVEPGIYVPGFGGVRIEDDIVITDNGNRRLTQSSKDLIVIP; from the coding sequence ATGCAGGAGGAACGGATTAGGCGGCTTCGCAGTCTGATGCAGGAGCAGGGGCTTCGGGCCCTTCTCATTACGAATGCAACGAATCGCTTGTACATGACAGGGTTCACCGGATCGTCAGGCTATGTGGTCGTGACGGAGGATCGTGCTATTCTGCTTACGGACTTTCGCTACATGACTCAAGCTCCTCAGCAAGCGGTCGGCTACGAAGTCATTGAGCATGCTCCCCAAGCGATGGAGTCGGTTAAAGACCTACTAGCTCAATCGGGGCTTACGAAGCTCGGCTTCGAGCAAAACGACATGACGTATGGCGTGTATCAGGCCTGTGCCGGTACACTAAGCGGGATAGAGCTTGTCCCGACGGATTCTCTAGTTGAACAGCTTCGGATGGTGAAAGACGATGGCGAGCTTGCCATCATGCAGGAAGCTGCGGAATTGGCCGATCGGACGTTTGAGTACGTGCTTGGTTTACTGAAGCCAGGAATGCGGGAGCTCGACATCGCGCTTGAGATCGAGATGTATGTGCGTGCTCATGGTGCGGCCTCGACATCGTTCGAAACGATCGTTGCTTCCGGTGAGCGCTCCGCCTTACCACACGGGAAGGCCAGCGACAAAATCATAGGTACGAACGAATTTGTCAAGCTGGACTTTGGTGCGTATTATAAAGGGTACTGCTCCGATATTACCCGTACGGTTGTGCTGGGCACGCCTACGGACAAGCATCGTGAGATCTACAGCATCGTGCTGGAAGCTCAGCTAGAAGCGCTGGATCGAATTCGTCCCGGAATGACCGGACGAGAGGCTGATGCCGTCGCTCGTGATGTGATCAAGCGATACGGCTATGGCGATCTTTTCGGTCACGGTACCGGCCATGGACTCGGGATGGAAATCCACGAGGCACCGCGGCTTTCCATGACAGGTGAGGTGGTTCTCGCTCCGGGAATGACAGTCACTGTGGAACCTGGTATCTATGTGCCTGGATTCGGGGGCGTCCGTATCGAAGACGACATCGTTATCACCGACAATGGAAATCGTAGGTTAACACAATCAAGCAAAGACTTGATCGTGATTCCATAA
- the aroQ gene encoding type II 3-dehydroquinate dehydratase, with protein sequence MKQILLLNGPNLNMLGIREPGVYGSLSLQSITDRVSRLAAELGVGLEAFQSNHEGELIDRIQAAYGTKDGILFNPGAFTHYSYAIRDAVSAVGIPVVEVHISNIHKRESFRHVSVIAPVAIGQIAGFGADGYELGLRALVQYIERSEG encoded by the coding sequence ATGAAACAAATATTGTTGTTGAACGGACCCAATTTGAATATGCTTGGTATCCGGGAGCCTGGGGTTTACGGTTCATTATCGCTTCAATCGATTACGGACCGGGTTTCACGGCTTGCCGCAGAGCTTGGCGTAGGGCTTGAAGCCTTCCAGTCCAATCATGAAGGCGAGCTGATTGATCGTATTCAAGCGGCGTATGGCACGAAGGACGGTATCCTATTCAACCCAGGTGCGTTCACTCATTACAGCTACGCCATCCGCGATGCCGTAAGCGCAGTAGGTATACCCGTGGTCGAAGTACATATTTCCAACATTCATAAAAGAGAATCGTTCCGTCACGTTTCTGTGATCGCACCGGTAGCGATCGGTCAAATCGCAGGCTTCGGCGCAGACGGCTATGAATTGGGTCTTAGAGCATTGGTCCAATATATTGAACGTTCGGAGGGATAG
- a CDS encoding YqhR family membrane protein → MHTKEEKTKPRTNKWFFSLYIGFFAGLFWGGLKMIQNYFHFTTLSPAFLIEPFYKHTFLMTWPGYLLGWVVFVLFSMAAAVLYALLLAKAKGPLYGLGYGVAWWAFIFLLLGPVTGMMNWIAFLDWNTILTDASLFLLWGLFIGYSISFEFTDERFREPFGNRRQQPTKS, encoded by the coding sequence ATGCATACGAAAGAAGAAAAAACGAAACCGAGAACCAACAAGTGGTTTTTTTCTCTGTACATCGGTTTTTTTGCGGGACTGTTCTGGGGCGGGCTGAAAATGATTCAAAACTATTTTCATTTTACAACGTTGTCTCCGGCTTTTCTGATCGAGCCCTTCTATAAGCATACCTTCCTTATGACTTGGCCGGGTTACCTCCTCGGATGGGTAGTATTCGTTTTGTTTTCTATGGCTGCGGCTGTGCTGTATGCGCTTTTGCTTGCGAAAGCGAAGGGACCTCTGTACGGCTTAGGCTATGGGGTTGCTTGGTGGGCTTTCATCTTTCTGTTACTCGGTCCGGTGACCGGAATGATGAATTGGATCGCTTTCCTGGATTGGAACACCATCCTGACCGATGCCAGCTTGTTTCTGCTGTGGGGATTGTTCATCGGGTATTCCATCAGCTTCGAATTTACGGACGAGCGGTTTCGTGAGCCGTTTGGCAATAGACGGCAGCAGCCGACAAAGAGTTAA
- a CDS encoding DUF1385 domain-containing protein gives MSEKQQQNAIYGGQAVIEGVMFAGRKVHVTAVRRKDNTIQYLEIPKTEIGWVQALKKIPFIRGIVGIIEASAKGSQHLNFSAEVYAEEEGDTKEEQKETIASKMTMILGVAFIGILSFLFGKFVFTLVPTAIEQVLFGHLFENQIGHNLIEGLIKIILLVAYIYFISLTPMIKRLFQYHGAEHKVISAYEAGVELTVKNVQKFSTLHYRCGSSFIVFTVLVGVVIYSFFQYDSFVERIIQRIVLIPVVIGVSYEVLRFTNTLRDVPVLRYLGYPGLWLQLLTTKEPDDSQVEVSIASFNRMRELDKQM, from the coding sequence TTGTCGGAAAAGCAGCAGCAGAATGCGATTTACGGCGGCCAGGCCGTCATTGAAGGCGTCATGTTCGCAGGTCGAAAGGTTCATGTAACGGCAGTGCGCCGTAAAGATAATACCATCCAATATCTGGAGATCCCGAAGACAGAAATCGGCTGGGTTCAGGCGCTCAAGAAAATCCCTTTTATCCGGGGTATTGTAGGGATCATCGAGGCTAGCGCAAAGGGATCGCAGCATTTGAATTTCTCTGCCGAAGTATACGCGGAGGAAGAAGGCGATACCAAAGAGGAACAGAAGGAAACGATCGCTAGCAAAATGACAATGATTCTCGGCGTTGCGTTCATAGGGATCCTCTCCTTCTTATTCGGCAAATTTGTATTTACTCTCGTACCGACGGCCATCGAACAGGTTTTGTTCGGCCATCTGTTCGAGAATCAAATTGGCCACAACTTGATTGAAGGTTTGATCAAAATCATTTTGCTCGTGGCATATATTTATTTCATATCTCTCACCCCGATGATTAAACGGCTGTTCCAATATCACGGGGCTGAGCATAAAGTGATCAGCGCGTATGAAGCTGGTGTGGAATTAACGGTGAAGAACGTCCAAAAGTTCAGCACCCTGCATTACCGCTGCGGCAGCAGCTTCATCGTATTCACCGTCCTAGTCGGCGTTGTGATTTACTCGTTCTTTCAATATGACTCGTTCGTAGAACGGATCATACAGCGTATCGTCCTGATTCCAGTGGTCATCGGCGTTTCGTATGAGGTCCTGCGTTTCACCAACACCTTGCGAGATGTACCGGTTCTGCGTTATCTAGGTTATCCCGGGCTTTGGTTGCAGCTTCTTACAACCAAAGAACCTGATGATTCCCAAGTTGAAGTATCCATTGCTTCATTCAATCGCATGAGAGAGCTGGATAAGCAAATGTAG
- a CDS encoding patatin-like phospholipase family protein, protein MRINAVFEGGGVKGIALAGAAAAVEQLGYKFYQVAGTSSGSIVASLVAAGYKADEMREVIEATPFRSFLQRSVIFDTKFIGPLSRLFIKKGLYSGEALEHWMYQLLLAKGIRTFGDLKPNQLRIIASDISGRKLLVLPDDIAQYGVDPKRFLVAKAVRMSTSIPYFFDPVIIRKGLTQKKTPDKTFADQFVYIVDGGLLSNFPLWLFDSEEAPSLDRMIPTIGFQLVGRGAGKPNEIYGPISMMRALFSTMLDAHDERYIQEHNRFRTVKIPTMGVSNTDFDISHEQSLQLYLSGLESTHAFFGKWKLAEYMQHYVTHVCRYIKQNKDTNLRVKA, encoded by the coding sequence GTGAGAATCAATGCTGTATTCGAGGGCGGCGGCGTCAAAGGCATAGCTCTGGCAGGGGCGGCAGCCGCTGTAGAGCAATTAGGCTACAAGTTCTATCAGGTGGCGGGTACGTCTTCCGGTTCGATCGTAGCCTCATTGGTAGCAGCGGGGTATAAGGCCGATGAGATGCGGGAAGTGATCGAGGCTACGCCTTTCCGTTCTTTTTTGCAGCGATCGGTGATTTTCGATACCAAATTTATTGGTCCTCTGTCGCGTTTGTTCATCAAGAAGGGGCTATATTCCGGTGAAGCGCTTGAGCATTGGATGTACCAATTGTTATTAGCTAAGGGAATTCGTACGTTCGGCGATTTAAAACCTAATCAGCTGCGGATTATTGCCTCGGATATTTCCGGTCGAAAACTGCTTGTCCTCCCGGATGATATTGCCCAGTACGGTGTGGATCCAAAGCGGTTTCTTGTAGCTAAAGCCGTTCGGATGAGCACCAGCATACCTTATTTTTTCGACCCGGTCATTATACGTAAAGGCTTAACCCAAAAAAAGACGCCTGACAAAACGTTTGCGGATCAATTTGTTTATATTGTGGATGGGGGTTTGCTTAGCAACTTTCCTCTTTGGTTGTTTGATTCGGAGGAGGCACCGTCATTGGATCGGATGATCCCAACGATCGGATTTCAGCTTGTCGGCCGCGGGGCAGGTAAGCCCAATGAGATTTACGGTCCCATTAGTATGATGCGTGCGCTCTTCTCGACGATGCTGGATGCCCATGATGAGCGGTATATCCAAGAGCATAACCGGTTTCGAACAGTCAAAATTCCGACGATGGGCGTTAGCAATACAGACTTCGATATTTCTCATGAACAAAGCTTGCAGCTGTACTTATCGGGCTTAGAGTCAACGCACGCTTTCTTCGGGAAATGGAAGCTTGCGGAATACATGCAGCACTATGTGACCCATGTTTGCCGTTATATTAAGCAGAATAAAGACACCAATTTGAGAGTTAAGGCATAA
- the mntR gene encoding transcriptional regulator MntR, with product MATPSMEDYLEKIYKLIDEKGYARVSDIAEGLEVHPSSVTKMIQKLDKDNYLIYEKYRGLVLTPKGQKVGKRLVDRHQLLEEFLTLIGVSDEHIYKDVEGIEHHLSWDSITCIETLLEYFKQDVSRAEDLMRLKKVIEES from the coding sequence ATGGCTACGCCGAGCATGGAAGATTATCTGGAGAAAATATATAAATTAATTGATGAGAAAGGCTACGCTCGCGTCTCCGACATTGCCGAAGGTCTGGAGGTTCATCCATCTTCGGTGACCAAGATGATTCAGAAGCTCGATAAAGATAACTATCTGATTTATGAGAAATACCGGGGCTTGGTTCTGACTCCCAAAGGGCAGAAGGTCGGTAAACGACTGGTGGATCGACATCAACTTCTGGAAGAGTTTTTAACGCTGATCGGTGTATCCGATGAACATATATACAAAGATGTAGAAGGTATTGAACACCATCTCAGCTGGGACTCGATTACCTGTATTGAGACGCTGCTGGAATATTTTAAACAGGATGTTTCTCGAGCCGAGGATCTGATGCGCCTCAAAAAAGTTATAGAGGAATCGTAA
- the splB gene encoding spore photoproduct lyase, whose translation MTTELLSPPVRGTQVFIPELVYFEPNALAYPKGQKILEWAKKEGLPIHMTTSHNRITNLPGESELEKYRIAKRTLVVGIRKTLKFDTSKPSAEYAIPIATGCMAHCHYCYLQTTLGAKPYIRVYVNVDDILKQAKQYIEERAPEITRFEAACTSDPVGLEHISGSLKELIEFMAKEPLGRLRFVTKFHHVDPLLDAKHNGHTRFRFSVNADYVIKHFEPATSSFQERITAAGKVAKAGYPLGFIIAPIIWHEGWEEGYGELLHKIKEALPAEATSDLTFELIQHRFTKTAKNVIQRRYPKTKLEMDEAKRKYKWGRWGQGKYVYPDEQANALREYITEQIFIHFPQANIDYFT comes from the coding sequence ATGACTACCGAGCTGCTGTCCCCACCCGTCCGGGGCACACAAGTGTTTATCCCGGAGCTTGTGTATTTTGAACCTAATGCGCTGGCCTATCCCAAGGGGCAAAAAATCCTTGAATGGGCCAAGAAAGAAGGCCTGCCCATCCATATGACGACTTCACATAACCGGATTACCAACCTGCCGGGTGAAAGTGAATTGGAGAAATACAGGATCGCCAAGAGAACATTGGTTGTCGGAATACGGAAGACGCTGAAATTCGATACATCTAAGCCTTCTGCCGAATATGCCATCCCTATAGCAACCGGCTGTATGGCGCATTGTCATTATTGTTACTTGCAAACCACACTAGGCGCCAAGCCATATATACGCGTTTATGTTAATGTGGACGACATATTGAAACAGGCTAAACAGTACATCGAAGAACGAGCGCCGGAGATCACCCGGTTTGAAGCCGCATGTACCTCGGACCCCGTTGGTCTTGAGCACATCAGCGGATCATTGAAGGAATTAATCGAATTTATGGCGAAGGAACCGTTAGGTCGACTTCGTTTCGTCACCAAGTTTCATCATGTGGATCCATTGCTGGATGCCAAACATAACGGGCACACGCGTTTTCGTTTCAGTGTGAATGCCGATTATGTCATCAAGCATTTTGAACCCGCGACTTCAAGCTTTCAGGAAAGGATTACAGCCGCTGGTAAGGTCGCCAAAGCAGGCTATCCGCTTGGTTTTATTATTGCCCCGATTATTTGGCACGAAGGGTGGGAAGAAGGTTACGGCGAGCTTCTGCACAAAATCAAAGAGGCCCTTCCGGCGGAAGCGACCTCTGATTTGACCTTTGAACTGATCCAGCACCGATTCACCAAAACCGCCAAAAATGTGATTCAGCGCCGTTACCCCAAAACAAAGCTGGAGATGGACGAAGCCAAACGAAAATATAAATGGGGGCGTTGGGGACAAGGCAAATACGTATATCCTGATGAGCAGGCCAACGCGCTAAGGGAGTATATTACCGAGCAAATTTTCATTCATTTTCCGCAGGCAAATATCGATTACTTTACCTGA
- a CDS encoding cytochrome c biogenesis protein CcdA: MELNIWIALWAGFLSFISPCSLPLYPSYLSYITGVSVNQLKSDQSTREIRFKMVTHTLSFIAGFSIVFYSLGLGASAIANLFIDYRDLMRQLSAIFIFAMGLFMLGIFQPQWLLRERKMQVRTKPASYIGSLLIGIGFAAGWSPCIGPILSSILLLAATEPDSWLPLITAYSLGFAIPFFILAFFIGSTKWIMRYSSTLMKVGGGLMIIMGILLYTDQMTRITIWLQQITPAWMG; the protein is encoded by the coding sequence GTGGAATTAAACATCTGGATTGCGCTTTGGGCGGGTTTTTTATCCTTTATTTCACCATGCAGTCTGCCTTTGTATCCTTCTTATTTATCTTATATTACAGGCGTATCGGTCAATCAGTTGAAAAGCGATCAATCAACGCGTGAAATTCGTTTTAAAATGGTGACCCATACCTTAAGTTTTATTGCCGGTTTCTCGATCGTGTTTTACAGCTTGGGGCTTGGCGCAAGCGCTATTGCCAACTTGTTTATAGATTACCGTGATTTGATGAGACAGCTGTCCGCTATTTTTATTTTTGCAATGGGTTTGTTTATGCTGGGGATTTTCCAACCCCAATGGCTCTTGAGAGAACGTAAGATGCAGGTGAGAACGAAACCGGCAAGCTATATCGGGTCGCTGTTGATCGGTATTGGCTTTGCCGCAGGATGGTCCCCCTGCATTGGGCCGATTCTGTCGTCTATACTTTTACTTGCGGCAACAGAGCCGGACTCCTGGCTTCCGCTCATTACGGCCTATTCGCTTGGCTTTGCGATTCCATTCTTTATCTTGGCGTTCTTTATCGGCTCGACCAAATGGATTATGCGCTATTCCTCCACGTTGATGAAAGTGGGCGGGGGGCTGATGATTATTATGGGTATCCTGCTCTACACGGACCAAATGACAAGAATCACGATTTGGCTTCAGCAAATTACCCCCGCCTGGATGGGCTAA